From the Triticum urartu cultivar G1812 chromosome 4, Tu2.1, whole genome shotgun sequence genome, the window ATAGCTTAGCTCGCTCAGCATATGAACATCTTGCTACTGAGATCAGGTCCTTGATGGAGTAGGGAGTTTATCCCATAGAAGTTTCAATGCAAACAAGATAGGGCAGCTTACAGGCGCAACAAATGTAACACTGTTATATGAATATTGTATGGACATGTAAAGGATTGGGAAACTTACCTTTAACTGTAACCCTATAATTTTAGAATTAAACCCTGTTTACCGGAACAAGAAAAAGTTTAAAGGGGCATTTTGAACCAAATTGAAGTTTGGGGTTGTAGTGTAAACCGCTGAACAAATTAAATTTAGGAGGCGGCAGCACCGCAACGGTGTGTACACGGAACAGCAGGCAATgcggcccagccgccgccgcccgctgcggCCAAGGGCACCTGCGCTCCCGCTTCTCCTTTTCCTCGCCGTCGCCGttgcgccgccgccggccgccgcggtGGGCGTGAACTGGGGCTTCGCGGCATCCCACCCGCTCCCGGCGGCGCAGGTCGTGCGTGACCTCCTCCTCCCCAACTCCGTCCCCCGCGTGCGCCTCTCCGCCCCCTCGCCCGACGCGCTGACCGCCCTTGCCGGCACCCGCATCGCCGTTACCATCGGGGTCCCGAACGAGCTGCTCCGCCCCCTCGCCTCCTCCAGGAAGGCAGCCGCCGCCTGGGTACACGACAATGTCACCCGCTACGCCTCCGGCGTACTGTTTGAGTAAGAGCCGCATCCCCTTCTCCCCTTTCAGTGCTCGGTTTCCTTCTCTTTTAGTCTTGCGCTGATCCTTTTCTCTTCTTTCCGACATATTTTAGTGATCTTATATCATGAAATGCGAAGGGGCCAAGGTGTATTCGTTAGATAGTTACTGTATGATACTAGTTGACTGAATAAATCAAGTCTAAATTATGCCTCAAGCTGACCCCGTTGCTATAATTAGAAATATTATAGGCTCCATTGGCACCAGATGATGCGATTAGTCAATTTGTGTCCACTGGATTTGCCAATCATGCATGCTGACATGCTCAAAACCAATATCATTAATAATGTTGACGGTTGACCAATCTGATCTGAAGGAGGAAGGCGCTGCTTTAGTTAAGTCCATTGGTTGACTTCAATAGGTTGTTATGTCTATATTGCATTAGTGCACTGGAATTTTCTTCTAGGTACCTCAAGGTCTTCTTTTCATGGAACAAACAAGTATGATCTATGAAACACTCAACAAATGTCAATTACCAACGTGCTAGTAGGTGTTTATACTCTACAAAGTTTCAGATCCTATGACTTGTGATGGATTCCTCttggtgaactaaagatgataaAAGGAACATGCCCGGACCTAGTTAACAATGGGAAAATTTGGATGTATAGCACAGCTAGATCCTATCAATTTGTCCTGAACATTTGGGGATGGAGTGTATTTTTCTGAAGAGCTGCAAACTTCAGCGGGTAGATCTGTGCACAGATCTGTAATTTTCTGTTACAAAACTTGACCGTCCGGCTTCTGTTGATATTTCGCTTGTGGCTGAGCATTCTTCCTTTCTTTTCTAGCTTAAGTAGCAGAGATTCTTCTGTATTAATCAAATGTGTTTGGTATATTTGTATCAAATCTGAATTAATAGTAGCGGAGTGTAGGGTAATATGGTTGTTAAAGAGAGTACATAGCTGTCTAGGTGAGGTTAAATCTGGATTTGAGGCAGGCGATCTGTTTGGCAACAATgcttaatttgtttgtttcatgTTTGCATTGATGTTACATTTCACATTTTGTGGGTTTTCTTGATATTATAAGTTTTTATATTGACGAGTAATGTAATTTGTAGGTTTATTGCTGTTGGAGATGATCCATTTCTTCTTAATCATGGGCAACAGTTTCAACCTTTTGTGGTCCGTGCAGCAGCAAATATTCAACGGGCATTGGATGATGCAAAGTTATCGAGCAAGATGAAAGTAGTTGTGCCTTGTAGCTCTGATGCATACCAAAACGCATCAACTCTGCCTTCGAAAGCTTACTTCAGGCCAGATGTTAACAAAACCATGGTTGAGCTCCTCCCATTTCTTGCTAATCATAGCTCACCGTTTATGGTCGAGCTGAATCCTATTTTGAGCTTTCAGCAGAAGAAGAATATTTCATTAGACTATTACCTTTTCCAACTAATGTCGCGTCCGATAAGTGATGGTCATAGCAAGTATGACAACTACTTCGATGCGAGCATAGATGCTCTGGTTACTGCTCTAACTAAAGCTGGATTCGGTGATATGGACATCGTTGTTGGGAAAGCAGGATGGCCAACAGATGGAGCTGTGAACGCAACTTCAGCTATTGCTCAATCCTTCATGACAGGCCTGGTCAACCACCTGGCGAGAAAATCCGGGACTCCACTTCGCCCAAAATTTGCTCCAACTGAGACATACCTCTACAGCCTTTTAGACGAAGATCAACACAGTATAGCAAGCGGAAGTTATGACAGGCACTATGGCATTTTTACGTTTGACGGCCAAGCCAAGTACCATGTCAACTTGGGTCAAGGCCCTACGGCTCTCAAGAATGCGCTGGATGTGGACTACCTTCCATCGAAATGGTGTGTGGTGGACAACAACAAAGACCTTTCCAATGTTTCTTCCAGTTTCTCTGCCGCTTGCTCCAATGCCGACTGCACCGCTCTGTCCACTGGTGGCTCCTGTGCAGGTCTTGGCTGGCCTGGGAATGTGTCGTTTGCCTTCAACAGTTACTACCAGCAGCATGATCAGAGTGAGGAGAGCTGCAGCTTCAGTGGCCTAGGTTTGATAACCACAGTTGATCCATCCGTTGATAATTGCCTCTTTGCTCTTGCAATTCGcgcttctgctgctgcttccTTTCACCCAACATTTGCCGTGCTGTGGATACTAGTTTCGGTTTGCATTTACAGTTTAGTCTGATGTAGCTGCCCAATGACTTGGAGGCTCGATTTGAGCCTTCAAGATTTGTCCGTGTGTCTCATGTAGCATGTGTTAACTCAAAAATCTTGCGCACTGTCAAAACTAGTACTAGTATCTCTGAAGTTGTGCAAATTCGTACTACGTTGTAGAGGACTCCATGCATACTCCACTTGGCTCGGGGGGGATATAGCTGAGTTGGTAGAGCTCCGCTCTTGCAATTGGGTCGTTGCGATTATGGGTTGGCTGTCTAATTGTCCAGGCGGGGTTAGGATCTGAGGAAGCTTAGTTTGGATGATGGAACATTCGCTGTTCTGATTGTTGAGATACCGCAAATCCACTTATCCAACAATTTCAGTCCATTTTCCTACTTTTTCTGCAGCCCGTTGCAAGGAAGGAAAGAGCAAGAACTAGGGCTAAGTGCTGAGTTACGGTTGCTGACTCGGAATTGTAAGCCGAAGAAGCATTCCTGTGACCTGGCCGTATGAATGGTTTCTTTCTCAATACTAGAGCTAAATAATTAGGCATCAAAATTCAAAGAAGGTGATACTTTTCACGTActcctttggtttggaggaatttcATAAGAATTCTAGATGATAGGATTCTTATAAGATTTTTTCCTatagagccctttggttcataggaatggattcctattcctatataggattggttcctatcctttatatttcataggaaaataaaaatgaacctagactcaatggaaaaattcctttggtgtcaaccaaatgacatctcgttttctattcctactcataggatttgagatagatgtcatctcatttcctacaaaatTCATATTCCTACGATAATtttatcctatgaaccaaaagaggcctcaACTATTGGTACCAGGAAAGAAAGGGGATTTTGGGGGGAGATGAGAAACGAGGGGATCACGCCCCGATTAATTTTCTGTGGATAGAGTAACGTAGGAAGGAGAGGAAGGGGCAACGCATTCGCGTTTAATTAAGATAATTTTGATTCGTTTGGACTTCCACGTTCTCGTAAAGCCTTTTCGCTTACCTGACGTTACGGTTACTTGCTATGATAAGTAGTAGTACGTCAGCCTCCTCACTCGGTAGCACCAGCTAGAGTCGACCTCAGATCATGGCTTCGTCCACCTCTCTGCTCCCCACTCTCCTGGTGCtgctcgccgtcgccgccaccgCGTCGGCGGCTGCGTCGACGTTCGTCCGGGCGGCCGACCTCGCCGAGCGGCTGGACGGAGTGGGGCAGCAGCAGTGCTGGGGGACGCTGCTGGACGTCAAGTCGTGCACGGGGGagatcatcctcttcttcctcaACGGCGAGGCGTACCTGGGGCCCGGGTGCTGCCGCGCCATCCGCATCATCGAGCGGCGCTGCTGGGCCGCCGACCTCATGCTGTCCGTCATCGGCTTCACCCCGGAGGAGGGGGACATGCTCAAGGCCTACTGCGACGCAggcgacgacgacaacgacggcgGCGAGGGACGTCATCATGGCGTCGGCGGGTTATCCCCGGCTCCGCCGCCTCACCGTGCTCTTGACGGCGTCGCGAGTGGCGGCACAGCCGTGCCCGTGGCGGGAATGGTTAACTAAGCCGAGTCAGTGTGTGTCCGCGTCCGCGTAGGTTCTCCTCGCGAGTCCTGATGAAGTGATGAGATGTTTGCGAAGCTGAAAAGTGAATGATTTATCTAAGTTTTGTTTGTGGAAGCATGTTAGTCATCCTCAAACCATATTAGTTTTCCCACCTACTCCTTGTTATTTCTTTAAAAAATGCTAAACGTACAAACAAATAGGGAGTTTTACATACTCTTTTCAGTATTGACCAATCACAAACTTGCTAATGCATTATGCATATGCTGTTGGACGAGAGACAACCGTGAAGAATGATTTGATCGAACCGTACCTTTCATTGATGATCCATGAGGATTATATACATAAGGAACCGTCGCCACGAACGGATGCGTCCGATTGTGGGGGTCGTGGGAATGTCGAACGGGTGCCTGTAGCAACCGACGTCCGTTTACACAAGGGAGGATTATCCCTAATAACAGAATTAATTTAAATCCTAACACTCTCCCTAATCCTCGCTTGTCCTTGAGACTGGTCATCTTTGAAATATTCTCCTCCAAAACCCTGTGGGAAAAATTGAGAAGAAAACATACAATATGCCATGAAAAACTCCTTCTAAAATCCAGTGAGAAAATAAGGAGAAAATGACATATATCGTCCATGCTTGCATTGATATTGCCTCATTAAAAACCTTACATGAGAAACCATTTGGAAAAACTCATAAAGGAAAAGAGTGCAATATTAATGATCTTATGATCTTAACAGGTTATATCTTAGGAGATTTCTCCCCCTGAATTTTGCAAGTCTCGAAGTCGTCGCATACCAATTCCAGTTACATATTTATGAAACAGAGAACTTGGTAAGGACTTAGTAAACAGATCAGCGAGGTTGTCGCATGACTTCgtttgcaaaatacttatctcCCCCTTTTCTTGCTGATCATGGGGATAAAATAATTTAGAAGAAATATGCTTCGTAATATTGCTCTTAATATAACCCGTTTGCATTTGTGCAATACAAGCAGCATTATCTTCATAGATAATAGTGGGTGATTTTAACGAACCAATCCCACTTGAACTTTGGACaaagttcatcattctgcgaagCCATACACATTCTCGTGTTGCTTCGAACAAAGCAATTATCTCAGAATGATTGGTGGACGTTGCCACTAAGGTTTGCTTTGTCGACTTTCAAGAGAAGGCCGTATCTCCATGTAAGAAGACAAAACCAGTCTGCGATTTGGCATCATGGGGATCTGACAAGTATCCAGCATCGCAATACCCCACCATGGTTCTCTCTTGATTTTTCTTATAGAATAAACCAAGATCTTTGGTGCCCTGAAGATATCTGAAAATATTCTTCACACCAACCCAATGCCTTTTCGTTGGTGATGTACTGTATCTAGCCAGTAAATTAACTGCAAATGCTATGTCAGGCCTGGTGCAGTTCGGTAGCTACATTAATGCTCCAATAGCACTGAGGTAAGAAAACTCAAGTCCTAATACCTCTTCATCATCACCCTTAGGCCTAAATGGGTCTTTATCTCTTTCAAGA encodes:
- the LOC125553933 gene encoding egg cell-secreted protein 1.3-like is translated as MASSTSLLPTLLVLLAVAATASAAASTFVRAADLAERLDGVGQQQCWGTLLDVKSCTGEIILFFLNGEAYLGPGCCRAIRIIERRCWAADLMLSVIGFTPEEGDMLKAYCDAGDDDNDGGEGRHHGVGGLSPAPPPHRALDGVASGGTAVPVAGMVN
- the LOC125551977 gene encoding glucan endo-1,3-beta-glucosidase 9, with the protein product MRPSRRRPLRPRAPALPLLLFLAVAVAPPPAAAVGVNWGFAASHPLPAAQVVRDLLLPNSVPRVRLSAPSPDALTALAGTRIAVTIGVPNELLRPLASSRKAAAAWVHDNVTRYASGVLFEFIAVGDDPFLLNHGQQFQPFVVRAAANIQRALDDAKLSSKMKVVVPCSSDAYQNASTLPSKAYFRPDVNKTMVELLPFLANHSSPFMVELNPILSFQQKKNISLDYYLFQLMSRPISDGHSKYDNYFDASIDALVTALTKAGFGDMDIVVGKAGWPTDGAVNATSAIAQSFMTGLVNHLARKSGTPLRPKFAPTETYLYSLLDEDQHSIASGSYDRHYGIFTFDGQAKYHVNLGQGPTALKNALDVDYLPSKWCVVDNNKDLSNVSSSFSAACSNADCTALSTGGSCAGLGWPGNVSFAFNSYYQQHDQSEESCSFSGLGLITTVDPSVDNCLFALAIRASAAASFHPTFAVLWILVSVCIYSLV